A genome region from Arachis duranensis cultivar V14167 chromosome 8, aradu.V14167.gnm2.J7QH, whole genome shotgun sequence includes the following:
- the LOC107462355 gene encoding uncharacterized protein LOC107462355 isoform X2 — MGGGAAIRSAAKVAGGFNGLSSQVAEHSLRNAARHVPEALSSPPPLLAMAGDVAPVYSSAPWDLDDWVVANVDNTQPNVERVVFGTVPSFEEAKAAASELKSAVEKIYLCGSCSKSECSSHSGSQASWASPHINDNHSYINHDTTISFPSVPINAFHQAFHLLSSNPEAHNVVASIASDSNVWNAVMQNPALKDFFKSSLYEAGVEEGLTNEEIEKLPDSDLGNALVDYMSTMLNKASITVAEMVTSMSSYVKNIFRPISDEKSCDHAFGITTTTAKENNFMNPTMAMGGTFMGLAMLVMIVVLLKRA; from the exons ATGGGCGGCGGAGCAGCAATAAGGTCAGCGGCCAAGGTTGCCGGCGGATTCAATGGGTTGTCGTCCCAGGTGGCGGAGCATTCACTGCGCAACGCGGCACGACATGTGCCGGAGGCGCTGTCGTCACCACCACCGCTCCTAGCAATGGCTGGGGACGTGGCGCCAGTTTACTCGTCGGCGCCATGGGATCTTGATGATTGGGTAGTGGCCAATGTTGACAACACTCAGCCGAATGTGGAGAGAGTTGTGTTCGGTACTGTTCCGAGCTTCGAAGAGGCAAAAGCCGCCGCGTCGGAGCTGAAAAGTGCCGTTGAGAA GATATACCTGTGTGGGAGTTGTTCTAAATCGGAGTGTTCTTCTCATTCTGGAAGCCAGGCTTCATGGGCGTCTCCTCACATCAATGATAATCATTCTTATATCAACCATGACACTACTATTTCATTCCCTTCTGTCCCAATCAATGCTTTTCATCAGGCATTTCATTTGCTTAGCTCAAATCCCGAGGCACAT AATGTTGTAGCTTCTATTGCTTCTGACTCCAACGTGTGGAATGCTGTCATGCAAAATCCAGCGCTCAAGgattttttcaaatcatcacTCTATGAAG CTGGTGTTGAAGAGGGTTTAACCAATGAGGAAATAGAAAAGTTACCTGATTCTGACTTAGGGAATGCCCTTGTTGATTATATGAGCACCATGTTGAACAAGGCTTCTATCACAGTAGCTGAGATGGTAACCAGCATGTCGAGTTATGTCAAGAACATTTTTAGGCCAATATCTGATGAGAAATCCTGTGATCATGCTTTTGGAATTACCACCACtacagcaaaagaaaataatttcatGAACCCTACTATGGCCATGGGAGGAACTTTTATGGGATTGGCAATGCTGGTCATGATAGTTGTGTTACTCAAGCGAgcttaa
- the LOC107462355 gene encoding uncharacterized protein LOC107462355 isoform X1 gives MGGGAAIRSAAKVAGGFNGLSSQVAEHSLRNAARHVPEALSSPPPLLAMAGDVAPVYSSAPWDLDDWVVANVDNTQPNVERVVFGTVPSFEEAKAAASELKSAVEKIYLCGSCSKSECSSHSGSQASWASPHINDNHSYINHDTTISFPSVPINAFHQAFHLLSSNPEAHNVVASIASDSNVWNAVMQNPALKDFFKSSLYEAAGVEEGLTNEEIEKLPDSDLGNALVDYMSTMLNKASITVAEMVTSMSSYVKNIFRPISDEKSCDHAFGITTTTAKENNFMNPTMAMGGTFMGLAMLVMIVVLLKRA, from the exons ATGGGCGGCGGAGCAGCAATAAGGTCAGCGGCCAAGGTTGCCGGCGGATTCAATGGGTTGTCGTCCCAGGTGGCGGAGCATTCACTGCGCAACGCGGCACGACATGTGCCGGAGGCGCTGTCGTCACCACCACCGCTCCTAGCAATGGCTGGGGACGTGGCGCCAGTTTACTCGTCGGCGCCATGGGATCTTGATGATTGGGTAGTGGCCAATGTTGACAACACTCAGCCGAATGTGGAGAGAGTTGTGTTCGGTACTGTTCCGAGCTTCGAAGAGGCAAAAGCCGCCGCGTCGGAGCTGAAAAGTGCCGTTGAGAA GATATACCTGTGTGGGAGTTGTTCTAAATCGGAGTGTTCTTCTCATTCTGGAAGCCAGGCTTCATGGGCGTCTCCTCACATCAATGATAATCATTCTTATATCAACCATGACACTACTATTTCATTCCCTTCTGTCCCAATCAATGCTTTTCATCAGGCATTTCATTTGCTTAGCTCAAATCCCGAGGCACAT AATGTTGTAGCTTCTATTGCTTCTGACTCCAACGTGTGGAATGCTGTCATGCAAAATCCAGCGCTCAAGgattttttcaaatcatcacTCTATGAAG CAGCTGGTGTTGAAGAGGGTTTAACCAATGAGGAAATAGAAAAGTTACCTGATTCTGACTTAGGGAATGCCCTTGTTGATTATATGAGCACCATGTTGAACAAGGCTTCTATCACAGTAGCTGAGATGGTAACCAGCATGTCGAGTTATGTCAAGAACATTTTTAGGCCAATATCTGATGAGAAATCCTGTGATCATGCTTTTGGAATTACCACCACtacagcaaaagaaaataatttcatGAACCCTACTATGGCCATGGGAGGAACTTTTATGGGATTGGCAATGCTGGTCATGATAGTTGTGTTACTCAAGCGAgcttaa